A window of Rhododendron vialii isolate Sample 1 chromosome 11a, ASM3025357v1 contains these coding sequences:
- the LOC131307963 gene encoding uncharacterized protein LOC131307963 isoform X3 — MAKEKTTTSQQDGQHKHCPNTVFVSNFPYSFTNSQLEETFSEVGPIRRCFMVAKKGSTEHRGFGFVQFAVTEDATRAIELKNGLSVGGRKIGVKHAMQRATLEQRRSKENKEDPTNTEDEKGDVSSEVVKHKQASKSEDKVESAKPRKVTTALSGTTTGGIGSDKQRVARTVILGGLLNADMAEEVHGCVRECGTVCSTTYPLPKEELEYHGLSRDGCKMDASSVLYTSVRSARACVAMLHQKEISGGSVWARQLGGEGSKTQKWKLIVRNLPFKATVSEIKDMFSSAGFIWDVFIPTNSETGFSKGFAFVKFTSKQEAENAIQKFNGEKIGKRPIAVDWAVPKKVYATGSQTVASEDGQDGKGDDGSSDDLEDDDVGSGENSQQSNGGDGASDDPDVIGKEDIPPEFDFDEEADVARKILKNLISSSTSEISTSLNYDSDPPKESKHDERNDVPNKPSDESADVSGITKPDNSEKIKLRDFKEGDGEDDLLRTIFISNLPFDIDKEEVKQRFSGFGEVQSVFPVLHQITKRPKGTAFLKFKTVDAVDAAFSAANAAAGLGIFVKGRQLKVLRALDKKSAQNKQLEKTKKEEHDHRNLYLAKEGLIVEGTPAAEGVSASDMSKRQMLERNKTIKLKSPNFHVSRTRLIMYNMPKSLTERELKKLCIDAVTSRATKQKPVIRQIKFLKDSKKGEVVKQNHSRGVAFVEFSEHQHALVALRVLNNNPETFGSEHRPIVEFALDNVQTLKLRKSRFEAQLQGSHGDAGKGVHQNSDLQTSDAQPNKISGKRKYEGNAYPLKAPKTIKRDGIEHKTPGGVAAEESRTSKKQKSDRTSGNGNKFTSVLKQDRSRQMVKNNQHGRSHKDQKSHPSEDQAMNALKSTSLEGGLVPMKKRKLPDQKEQQKRPSLKKRNKNKDPLGRDVVDKLDVLVERYRAKFSQHNSDRTDGENQGSRQIRRWFES; from the exons ATGGCGAAGGAGAAGACGACGACGAGCCAGCAGGATGGCCAACACAAACACTGCCCTAACACCGTCTTCGTCAGCAACTTTCCCTACTCTTTCACCAACTCTCAG CTGGAAGAAACATTCAGTGAAGTCGGCCCAATTAGACGATGCTTTATGGTTGCCAAAAAAG GATCCACTGAACACCGTGGTTTTGGTTTCGTACAGTT TGCTGTTACAGAAGATGCGACCCGAGCTATTGAGCTGAAAAATGGTTTATCTGTTGGAGGCCGGAAAATCGGAGTCAAACATGCTATGCAGCGTGCTACACTTGAGCAACGTCGATCAAAAGAGAATAAAG AAGATCCTACAAATACAGAGGACGAGAAGGGTGATGTTTCTTCTGAGGTAGTCAAGCATAAGCAAGCTTCAAAATCTGAAGATAAAG TTGAATCTGCAAAACCTAGGAAAGTCACAACAGCTTTGAGTGGTACAACTACTGGAGGAATAGGTTCAGATAAGCAGAG GGTTGCTAGGACAGTCATATTGGGTGGGCTTCTTAATGCTGATATGGCGGAGGAAGTTCACGGTTGTGTGAGGGAGTGTGGTACTGTATGTTCTACTACTTACCCTCTTCCAAAGGAAGAACTGGAATACCATG GGCTTTCTCGAGATGGGTGCAAAATGGATGCTTCATCAGTACTTTATACAAGTGTTCGATCAGCTCGTGCTTGTGTTGCTATGTTGCACCAAAAAGAGATTAGTGGAGGATCTGTTTGGGCAAGACAACTAGGTGGAGAG GGCTCTAAGACTCAAAAATGGAAGCTTATAGTCAGAAATCTTCCTTTTAAG GCTACTGTTAGCGAGATAAAAGATATGTTCTCATCGGCAGGCTTTATATGGGATGTGTTTATTCCTACAAATTCTGAGACAGG GTTTTCAAAGGGGTTTGCATTTGTTAAGTTCACGAGCAAGCAGGAAGCAGAAAAT GCCATTCAGAAATTTAATGGGGAGAAAATTGGTAAAAGACCCATTGCAGTTGATTGGGCTGTTCCAAAGAAAGTTTATGCAACTGGTTCTCAGACTGTTGCTTCAGAAGATG GACAAGACGGGAAGGGTGATGATGGTAGTAGTGATGATTTAGAGGATGATGATGTGGGTAGTGGTGAAAATTCCCAACAATCTAATGGGGGTGACGGTGCTTCTGATGACCCTGATGTGATAGGGAAAGAAGACATCCCTCCtgaatttgattttgatgaggAAGCAGATGttgcaagaaaaattctaaagaaTTTGATCTCATCCTCAACTTCAGAAATATCTACTTCTCTCAATTATGATTCAGACCCACCCAAGGAAAGCAAGCATGATGAAAGGAATGATGTACCAAACAAGCCATCTGACGAGTCTGCTGATGTGTCAGGCATAACAAAACCAGATAATTCCGAAAAAATTAAACTGAGAGATTTCAAAGAGGGAGATGGAGAAGATGACTTGTTGAGAACAATCTTCATAAGCAACCTTCCTTTCGACATTGATAAGGAAGAGGTGAAACAACGTTTTTCTGGATTCGGGGAAGTGCAATCTGTCTTCCCTGTTCTTCATCAAATCACCAA GCGACCAAAAGGAACTGCTTTTCTCAAGTTCAAAACAGTTGATGCTGTGGATGCAGCATTTTCAGCAGCCAATGCTGCAGCTGGTTTGGGAATATTTGTAAAAGGTAGGCAGTTGAAAGTTCTGAGGGCTTTGGAcaagaaatcagctcaaaataaGCAACTGGAGAAGACCAAAAAGGAGGAACATGACCACCGCAACCTTTACCTGGCAAAG GAAGGTCTTATAGTTGAGGGGACTCCAGCTGCTGAAGGTGTTTCAGCTAGCGACATGTCTAAGCGTCAAAT GTTGGAAAGGAACAAGACGATTAAGCTTAAATCCCCGAACTTCCATGTTTCAAGGACGAGACTTATCATGTACAATATGCCCAAGTCATTGACTGAGAGAGAACTTAAGAAGCTTTGTATAGATGCAGTTACATCCCGGGCTACGAAGCAAAAACCTGTGATTCGACAG ATAAAGTTTCTGAAGGATTCAAAGAAAGGAGAGGTTGTCAAGCAGAACCATTCAcgtggagttgcttttgttgaGTTTTCAGAGCATCAACATGCACTTGTGGCTCTGAGAGTTCTTAACAATAATCCTG aaacttttggCTCAGAGCATCGTCCAATTGTGGAGTTTGCTCTTGATAATGTTCAAACGCTGAAGCTCCGAAAAAGTAGGTTTGAAGCACAACTACAGGGTTCACATGGTGATGCAGGAAAAGGCGTGCATCAAAACAGTGATTTGCAAACATCTGATGCCCAACCAAACAAGATTTCCGGAAAACGGAAATATGAAGGCAACGCTTACCCACTGAAGGCTCCTAAAACTATAAAACGAGATGGAATAGAGCATAAAACACCGGGAGGGGTTGCCGCTGAAGAAAGCAGAACTTCTAAGAAGCAGAAAAGTGATCGCACCAGCGGAAATGGAAACAAATTCACGTCAGTTTTAAAACAGGATCGCTCAAGACAAATGGTAAAGAATAATCAACATGGACGGAGTCACAAGGATCAGAAATCTCACCCAAGTGAAGATCAGGCAATGAATGCTCTTAAATCCACATCTTTAGAGGGTGGTCTTGTGCCCATGAAAAAAAGGAAGTTGCCTGATCAGAAAGAACAGCAAAAACGTCCTAgtttaaagaaaagaaacaagaacaaagaCCCTTTAGGGCGAGATGTGGTGGACAAACTGGACGTGCTCGTTGAGCGATATCGAGCCAAGTTTTCGCAACATAATTCTGACAGAACGGATGGTGAAAACCAAGGTTCTAGACAGATTCGAAGATGGTTCGAGTCCTAA